A genomic segment from Neodiprion lecontei isolate iyNeoLeco1 chromosome 1, iyNeoLeco1.1, whole genome shotgun sequence encodes:
- the LOC107221759 gene encoding serine/threonine-protein kinase RIO3 isoform X1, protein MSSPWGKIQPPATAVSLTEIMSEEVAKDLQEKEIRKHADLVMPEPTPEECGLLELDDTDSDAVIAQTLQAQFNREYDSMLKRTEDKFNGFSKVNVSYSNYRTCPSVEPDERKPEVDEENRDWDRFVSVEKEYASIPRCGYKRVGEGSEIITKHDMLMSSRINACRVLAFPPGIKTGDAGSFDMKLNNKVFNSLRAHSHAHCAREKAKARPNPKQTVDKIPLPVSQD, encoded by the exons ATGTCATCACCGTGGGGTAAAATTCAACCACCCGCGACAGCAGTCAGTCTTACTGAAATAATGTCAGAGGAAGTGGCTAAAGACTTACAAGAAAA agAAATCCGTAAACACGCAGACCTGGTAATGCCAGAACCAACACCAGAAGAGTGCGGATTATTAGAGCTCGATGACACGGATAGTGATGCAGTGATTGCACAAACGTTGCAAGCTCAGTTCAATCGAGAATATGACTCAATGCTTAAACGTACTGAAGATAAATTCAATGGCTTTTCCAAAG TTAATGTTTCCTATTCAAATTATCGAACGTGTCCATCTGTCGAACCTGATGAACGTAAGCCTGAAGTAGACGAGGAAAATAGAGACTGGGATAGATTTGTG AGCGTGGAAAAAGAGTACGCTTCCATTCCACGTTGCGGATATAAGAGAGTTGGCGAGGGATCGGAGATCATTACAAAACATGACATGCTGATGTCATCCAGAATCAATGCTTGCAGAGTACTTGCTTTTCCACCTGGAATAAAAACAGGCGATGCTGGCAGTTttgatatgaaattgaataacaaggttttcaattcgttgaGAGCGCACAGTCATGCACATTGTGCTCGTGAGAAGGCCAAAGCAAGACCTAATCCTAAACAAACAGTAGATAAAATCCCACTACCTGTTTCGCAAGATTGA
- the LOC107221758 gene encoding nuclear pore complex protein NUP98A isoform X1 — translation MTTCKYFLQGNCRFGQYCRFAHTANTNYGDNSALANKPSYTGVKTLAFAVAEEVLFVERGGQWPLSCFGPFKERPCIPGMEDFSPDEFHWEIYQAQKNGTVEQTKLQFQQLCQDMKAKRDLLKNPTQEIAAMLEYLQKSGQDNTFNTNGSLTKHSNFSFATPQLAIPSTGTPASNLFTSKPFNAINTSNPFGGATSTFGATGPTIFAFSSPTNSSTFGAKPNFGANPVFGGTGNPVPSFGTAVNNPSSVFAGGNQNASSFGNTAAQNPPAFNAQPVFGQSSAFGTSNSENTPFGRLQSTQSNTIFGGTTTLTNSVFGGTAPTAATTSIFASTQPATTSLFGGVSQQTASSIFGGSSVTGNSSLGSAQTSLFGQPKTGTIFGGGPVFGGAPTFGAQSTPGIFGGQSTFGSVPTTSSNVFGGTTAATPTFGSIGHTAPTSFSSVVKSQTANFSNNQNLPPFGSPVSTSSASPFNSIVSTGSTPFVKSSGPFTTATVALTPFSGANRFGSVGQTIDSTVGFGTTPTQSETPFGTAHAVDISPFSQGSSFGGVPNSSPFSTTNTIVSTAASPFANQSQLTSNSPFVGSNLTSQGSVLTSSQTTLFANSPFASVQREIESIDESSYTIEGHLTDDEKAVYLAKQFTLGRIPLKPPTKELR, via the exons ATGACAACGTGCAAGTATTTTCTACAAGGCAATTGTCGTTTCGGCCAATATTGTCGATTCGCACATACAGCCAATACCAATTACG GTGATAACTCGGCCCTGGCAAACAAGCCCAGTTACACAGGAGTAAAGACATTAGC CTTTGCAGTTGCTGAGGAAGTCTTGTTCGTTGAACGAGGTGGACAATGGCCGTTATCTTGTTTCGGTCCATTCAAAGAACGACCGTGTATCCCAGGCATGGAAGACTTTTCACCTGATGAATTTCATTGGGAAATATATCAAGCACAAAAAAATGGCACCGTCGAACAGACT AAACTTCAATTCCAACAATTGTGTCAAGATATGAAAGCTAAACGCGaccttttgaaaaatcctACGCAAGAAATTGCAGCTATGCTG GAATATCTTCAAAAAAGTGGGCAAGATAACACTTTTAACACAAATGGTTCCTTGACGAAACATTCAAACTTCTCATTTGCTACTCCTCAATTGGCAATACCCAGCACGGGTACACCTGCATCGAACTTGTTTACTTCAAAGCCATTTAATGCCATCAACACTTCCAATCCCTTTGGAGGAGCGACATCAACGTTCGGTGCTACAGGCCCAACAATTTTCGCCTTTAGCAGTCCAACGAACAGTTCAACTTTTGGCGCAAAGCCAAATTTTGGTGCCAATCCTGTTTTTGGAGGTACTGGAAATCCTGTGCCGTCATTTGGTACTGCTGTCAACAATCCAAGTTCAGTATTTGCTGGTGGAAATCAGAATGCTTCATCTTTCGGGAACACTGCTGCTCAAAATCCGCCCGCTTTTAATGCCCAGCCTGTATTTGGTCAATCTAGTGCATTTGGTACTTCAAATTCAGAGAACACCCCTTTTGGAAGACTGCAATCGACTCAATCAAATACAATATTTGGTGGAACCACGACACTGACCAATTCCGTATTTGGTGGAACAGCACCGACTGCAGCAACTACCTCAATTTTTGCTAGTACCCAACCTGCTACAACGTCATTATTTGGTGGGGTATCCCAACAAACTGCAAGTTCTATTTTTGGTGGATCATCAGTGACGGGGAATAGCTCATTGGGATCTGCGCAGACTTCCCTATTCGGGCAACCAAAGACTGGTACGATTTTTGGTGGGGGTCCAGTATTTGGTGGGGCTCCAACCTTCGGTGCACAATCAACCCCAGGAATATTTGGTGGGCAATCAACCTTTGGGAGTGTTCCTACAACTTCAAGTAATGTTTTTGGTGGGACAACTGCGGCTACACCAACGTTTGGATCCATTGGACACACTGCTCCTACATCATTTAGCTCTGTGGTCAAATCTCAGACAGCTAATttcagcaataaccaaaatcTGCCCCCATTTGGGTCACCAGTATCTACATCTAGTGCAAGCCCATTTAATTCTATAGTATCCACAGGTAGCACACCATTCGTTAAATCTTCAGGGCCATTTACCACTGCTACAGTTGCGTTAACTCCGTTTTCTGGAGCTAATCGGTTTGGATCCGTTGGTCAGACGATAGACTCAACTGTAGGATTTGGCACAACTCCAACACAGTCAGAAACGCCATTTGGGACTGCTCATGCAGTTGATATTTCACCATTCAGCCAAGGATCATCATTCGGAGGTGTGCCAAATTCTTCGCCATTTTCTACTACCAATACTATCGTTTCCACAGCCGCCAGTCCATTTGCAAATCAGTCACAGCTGACTAGCAATTCACCTTTCGTAGGATCTAATTTGACCAGCCAAGGATCCGTGCTCACATCATCGCAAACTACGTTGTTTGCTAATTCACCATTTGCATCTGTGCAGAGGGAGATTGAGAGTATTGATGAAAGTTCTTATACAATTGAAGGACATCTAACAGATGATGAAAAAGCCGTGTACTTAGCTAAACAGTTTACGTTAGGCAGGATTCCATTGAAACCACCTACAAAAGAACTACGTTAA
- the LOC107221758 gene encoding nuclear pore complex protein NUP98A isoform X2, whose product MKAKRDLLKNPTQEIAAMLEYLQKSGQDNTFNTNGSLTKHSNFSFATPQLAIPSTGTPASNLFTSKPFNAINTSNPFGGATSTFGATGPTIFAFSSPTNSSTFGAKPNFGANPVFGGTGNPVPSFGTAVNNPSSVFAGGNQNASSFGNTAAQNPPAFNAQPVFGQSSAFGTSNSENTPFGRLQSTQSNTIFGGTTTLTNSVFGGTAPTAATTSIFASTQPATTSLFGGVSQQTASSIFGGSSVTGNSSLGSAQTSLFGQPKTGTIFGGGPVFGGAPTFGAQSTPGIFGGQSTFGSVPTTSSNVFGGTTAATPTFGSIGHTAPTSFSSVVKSQTANFSNNQNLPPFGSPVSTSSASPFNSIVSTGSTPFVKSSGPFTTATVALTPFSGANRFGSVGQTIDSTVGFGTTPTQSETPFGTAHAVDISPFSQGSSFGGVPNSSPFSTTNTIVSTAASPFANQSQLTSNSPFVGSNLTSQGSVLTSSQTTLFANSPFASVQREIESIDESSYTIEGHLTDDEKAVYLAKQFTLGRIPLKPPTKELR is encoded by the exons ATGAAAGCTAAACGCGaccttttgaaaaatcctACGCAAGAAATTGCAGCTATGCTG GAATATCTTCAAAAAAGTGGGCAAGATAACACTTTTAACACAAATGGTTCCTTGACGAAACATTCAAACTTCTCATTTGCTACTCCTCAATTGGCAATACCCAGCACGGGTACACCTGCATCGAACTTGTTTACTTCAAAGCCATTTAATGCCATCAACACTTCCAATCCCTTTGGAGGAGCGACATCAACGTTCGGTGCTACAGGCCCAACAATTTTCGCCTTTAGCAGTCCAACGAACAGTTCAACTTTTGGCGCAAAGCCAAATTTTGGTGCCAATCCTGTTTTTGGAGGTACTGGAAATCCTGTGCCGTCATTTGGTACTGCTGTCAACAATCCAAGTTCAGTATTTGCTGGTGGAAATCAGAATGCTTCATCTTTCGGGAACACTGCTGCTCAAAATCCGCCCGCTTTTAATGCCCAGCCTGTATTTGGTCAATCTAGTGCATTTGGTACTTCAAATTCAGAGAACACCCCTTTTGGAAGACTGCAATCGACTCAATCAAATACAATATTTGGTGGAACCACGACACTGACCAATTCCGTATTTGGTGGAACAGCACCGACTGCAGCAACTACCTCAATTTTTGCTAGTACCCAACCTGCTACAACGTCATTATTTGGTGGGGTATCCCAACAAACTGCAAGTTCTATTTTTGGTGGATCATCAGTGACGGGGAATAGCTCATTGGGATCTGCGCAGACTTCCCTATTCGGGCAACCAAAGACTGGTACGATTTTTGGTGGGGGTCCAGTATTTGGTGGGGCTCCAACCTTCGGTGCACAATCAACCCCAGGAATATTTGGTGGGCAATCAACCTTTGGGAGTGTTCCTACAACTTCAAGTAATGTTTTTGGTGGGACAACTGCGGCTACACCAACGTTTGGATCCATTGGACACACTGCTCCTACATCATTTAGCTCTGTGGTCAAATCTCAGACAGCTAATttcagcaataaccaaaatcTGCCCCCATTTGGGTCACCAGTATCTACATCTAGTGCAAGCCCATTTAATTCTATAGTATCCACAGGTAGCACACCATTCGTTAAATCTTCAGGGCCATTTACCACTGCTACAGTTGCGTTAACTCCGTTTTCTGGAGCTAATCGGTTTGGATCCGTTGGTCAGACGATAGACTCAACTGTAGGATTTGGCACAACTCCAACACAGTCAGAAACGCCATTTGGGACTGCTCATGCAGTTGATATTTCACCATTCAGCCAAGGATCATCATTCGGAGGTGTGCCAAATTCTTCGCCATTTTCTACTACCAATACTATCGTTTCCACAGCCGCCAGTCCATTTGCAAATCAGTCACAGCTGACTAGCAATTCACCTTTCGTAGGATCTAATTTGACCAGCCAAGGATCCGTGCTCACATCATCGCAAACTACGTTGTTTGCTAATTCACCATTTGCATCTGTGCAGAGGGAGATTGAGAGTATTGATGAAAGTTCTTATACAATTGAAGGACATCTAACAGATGATGAAAAAGCCGTGTACTTAGCTAAACAGTTTACGTTAGGCAGGATTCCATTGAAACCACCTACAAAAGAACTACGTTAA
- the LOC107221761 gene encoding integrin beta-nu: MESKGRGRAIGIVKITLFLIIFCAAVNCVYSQVTDSLSLCLLQTSCTACLEASSRCAWCSDWEYTNTSIGKPRCSTAKSLQDLGCPESAMQVAVTEKIEFSQNEEFRDVTAGKIPVQLRPQKVQLKLRPHSTQVLNLQFRPAKNYPIDLYYLMDLTWSMKDDKDTLVSLGGKLATTLGTFTDNYRVGFGSYADKPLMPYVFPGHEQNPCQSEHATCAPLYAFRHHMRLTGDIQEFVRKVNESSVTGNVDNLEGGLDGVVQAVVCADQVGWAHQARKLMLVATDGFLHFAGDGKLGGAVRRNDLQCHLNADGEYSMSTTYDYPSLAEVSRILLDHKVNVIFAVTQDRRSEYERIATILEEKARVATLAGNSSNILEIVERAYHDIVSKVVLRDNSTGPFALEYSSKCGNFSGPELKTSQCDGIKEGQIYDFKVSFSLGSCPQNKSLWRQKVVIQDALASEASQTEIEIELMCGCDCGKQDDTYCNQGVNECGLCKCDAGWSGETCDCRESTGDSINSQCINTGENVPCSNRGDCICGSCSCDPGYSGRFCQCSPCDKVNGTECGEMGTCDCGSCVCRPGWTGDTCQCPVGDALCIAPGSKEVCGGHGYCDCGQCRCNGTAPDGFFYRGTFCESSAGAGGSGLCDLYEPCVNATVEAPSDAVNLCRTNVTVYKTEQVSKVDIASDHYCFVRTYTSDSSVCTIPYVYEFNKDNTVTLSIGEKICRTPLPAAVVPGVAFFLVVLLGIIALLIWKCCTALKDKREYARFEEEQKHTVYALEENPLFRPATTRFRVPSMIKED; this comes from the exons ATGGAGTCAAAAGGACGAGGAAGAGCGATCGGAATTGTGAAAATTACTCtgtttctaataattttttgcgcAGCGGTAAATTGTGTCTATTCTCAAGTTACCGACAGCCTCAGTTTGTGTCTGTTGCAAACCTCGTGCACGGCTTGCCTGGAAGCGAGTTCGAGATGCGCGTGGTGTAGTGACTGG GAATACACAAATACTTCTATTGGGAAGCCAAGATGCAGCACCGCCAAATCTTTACAAGATCTCGGTTGTCCCGAATCGGCAATGCAAGTAGCTGTCACGGAGAAAATCGAATTTAGTCAAAATGAAGAATTCCGGGACGTCACCGCTGGGAAAATCCCGGTTCAACTTCGGCCTCAGAAGGTTCAGTTAAAGTTGAGGCCGCACTCAACGCAGGTGTTGAACCTTCAGTTTAGACCAGCCAA AAATTATCCTATCGACTTGTACTACTTGATGGACCTGACATGGTCAATGAAGGATGATAAGGACACGCTGGTTTCTTTGGGCGGAAAACTGGCAACGACTCTCGGTACCTTTACTGACAACTATCGAGTGGGTTTCGGTAGCTATGCCGACAAACCATTAATGCCGTACGTCTTTCCTGGCCACGAACAGAACCCGTGTCAAAGCGAACACGCCACGTGCGCTCCACTCTACGCCTTTAGACACCACATGCGGCTTACCGGCGATATCCAGGAGTTTGTCAGGAAA GTAAATGAAAGTTCTGTAACTGGGAACGTGGACAACCTAGAGGGAGGCCTTGATGGCGTAGTTCAAGCTGTTGTTTGTGCTGATCAAGTTGGTTGGGCTCATCAAGCAAGGAAGCTGATGTTAGTGGCTACTGATggttttcttcattttgcCGGCGATGGAAAG CTAGGCGGTGCGGTACGTCGAAACGATTTGCAGTGTCATTTGAATGCCGATGGCGAATACTCCATGTCAACAACTTACGACTACCCCTCGCTGGCTGAGGTGTCGAGAATTCTTCTAGACCACAAAGTTAACGTAATATTTGCCGTAACGCAAGATCGACGAAGTGAATACGAACGTATAGCGACGATACTCGAGGAAAAGGCCAGGGTCGCTACCTTGGCCGGCAACAGTTCCAACATTCTGGAGATCGTGGAACGTGCTTATCACGACATCGTCTCCAAAGTTGTACTACGGGACAATTCGACGGGCCCATTCGCCCTCGAGTACTCTTCCAAATGCGGAAACTTCTCTGGTCCTGAATTAAAAACGTCGCAGTGCGACGGCATCAAGGAGGGCCAGATCTACGATTTCAAAGTCTCCTTCTCCTTGGGATCATGTCCGCAGAACAAAAGTCTTTGG AGGCAGAAGGTTGTCATCCAAGACGCTCTGGCTTCGGAGGCTTCGCAGACAGAAATCGAGATAGAACTAATGTGTGGGTGCGATTGCGGCAAGCAGGACGATACATACTGCAATCAAGGTGTGAACGAATGCGGCTTGTGCAAGTGCGATGCTGGCTGGTCAG GCGAAACCTGCGATTGCCGAGAGAGTACCGGAGACAGTATAAATTCGCAATGCATCAACACCGGGGAAAATGTTCCTTGCTCTAATCGCGGCGACTGCATTTGTGGAAGTTGCTCCTGTGATCCAGGCTACTCAGGACGTTTCTGCCAGTGTTCCCCGTGCGATAAG GTGAACGGTACCGAGTGCGGCGAAATGGGCACATGTGACTGCGGAAGCTGCGTCTGCCGGCCAGGCTGGACAGGCGACACATGCCAATGTCCCGTGGGAGACGCGCTGTGCATTGCTCCGGGAAGCAAAGAAGTGTGTGGGGGTCATGGATACTGCGATTGCGGCCAATGCCG ATGCAACGGAACTGCCCCGGACGGGTTTTTCTACCGAGGCACATTCTGCGAGTCCTCGGCAGGAGCTGGAGGCAGCGGACTCTGCGACCTTTACGAACCTTGCGTAAATGCTACAGTCGAAGCACCGAGCGATGCTGTTAATCTCTGCCGTACCAACGTTACTGTTTACAAGACCGAACAAGTTTCAAAAGTAGATATTG CTAGTGACCACTACTGCTTCGTGAGAACTTATACCTCAGACTCATCGGTGTGCACTATTCCCTATGTTTACGAATTCAACAAGGACAACACCGTTACTTTAAGCATTGGGGAAAAG ATTTGCAGAACTCCACTACCGGCTGCGGTTGTACCGGGAGTGGCCTTTTTCTTAGTGGTATTGCTGGGCATTATTGCCCTCCTGATTTGGAA ATGCTGCACGGCGTTGAAGGATAAGAGGGAGTACGCGAGATTCGAAGAGGAACAAAAACATACGGTCTACGCTCTTGAAGAAAATCCACTATTTCGTCCTGCGACAACACGCTTTCGGGTACCATCGATGATCAAAGAAGACTAA
- the LOC107221736 gene encoding U5 small nuclear ribonucleoprotein 40 kDa protein — MPILDKRKGDEILALVPASKRTKNEVVFSSREKAVIQSGPPRTSSLMAPIMLLEGHQGDIFSVEFHPEGQYLASTGFDRQIFIWNVYGECENIAVMSGHSGAVMEMHFSPDGSNLYTASTDMTLGLWDLGSGYRIKKLKGHTSFVNSISGARRGPTQLCSGSDDSTIRVWDPRKRGQCQTLNNTYQVTAVTFNDTAEQVISGGIDNDIKVWDLRKNAVLYRLKGHTDTVTGLSLSPDGSYILSNSMDNTLKIWDVRPFGPYERCVKILSGHQHNFEKNLLRCAWSPDGSKVSSGSSDRFHYIWDTTSRRILYKLPGHNGSINDVDFHPKEPIVVSGSSDKQIYLGEIEG, encoded by the exons ATGCCAATCTTAGACAAGAGAAAAGGTGATGAGATTCTAGCATTGGTGCCAGCTTCGAAAAGGACGAAAAATGAAGTGGTTTTCAGCAGTAGAGAAAAGGCGGTGATCCAAAGT GGCCCTCCCAGAACTTCATCACTTATGGCGCCGATTATGCTCCTTGAAGGACACCAAGGAGATATTTTCTCTGTTGAGTTTCATCCGGAGGGTCAATACCTCGCATCGACGGGTTTTGACAGACAAATAT TTATATGGAACGTCTATGGCGAATGTGAGAACATTGCTGTAATGTCGGGCCATAGCGGCGCAGTGATGGAAATGCACTTCAGCCCAGATGGCAGTAACTTGTACACTGCAAGCACAGATATGACCCTGGGACTCTGGGATCTCGGATCTGGATACAGAATAAAGAAACTCAAAGGACACACATCGTTTGTTAATTCTATATCCGGAGCTCGGAGAGGACCTACACAACTTTGTTCTGGCAGTGATGATAGCACTATTCGTGTCTGGGATCCAAGAAAAAGGGGCCAGTGTCAGACTCTTAATAATACCTACCAG GTAACTGCTGTGACATTCAATGATACAGCGGAACAAGTCATCAGCGGGGGTATTGACAACGACATTAAAGTTTGGGACTTACGAAAAAACGCAGTGCTCTATAGATTGAAGGGTCACACAGATACGGTTACTGGTTTGAGCCTGAGTCCAGATGGTTCTTACATATTATCGAATTCAATGGACAACACCCTTAAAATATGGGACGTCCGTCCTTTTGGACCCTATGAAagatgtgtaaaaattttatccggCCATCAGCATAATTTCGAGAAG AACCTTCTGAGGTGTGCATGGTCACCAGATGGCAGCAAAGTGTCTTCAGGATCGTCAGATAGATTTCACTATATCTGGGACACGACAAGCCGACGTATCCTTTACAAGCTCCCTGGTCATAATGGATCAATTAACGATGTTGATTTTCATCCAAAAGAACCAATCG TTGTTTCCGGCTCCAGTGACAAACAGATATACCTTGGAGAAATTGAAGGCTGA
- the LOC107221762 gene encoding dihydrolipoyllysine-residue acetyltransferase component of pyruvate dehydrogenase complex, mitochondrial gives MLRTTTSLRSDLVRVTFRNVVRTNVVRCLAVECIHRKHLQRPQLCHSPRAVTAWTQQLRFYADYPDHVSVMLPALSPTMETGSIVSWHKKEGDKLNEGDLLAEIETDKATMGFETPEEGYLAKIIVPAGTKNVPIGQLVCIIVSDEASVAAFKNYKADGATAAPAASASPPAPAAPASTAPAAAVPAPTPTPAPAATATPTSMSGDRVFASPLARRLAGEKGLSLQGLKGSGLYASVTSKDLAGASAAAPSSSVGAPTSAPAAGGVYTDIPVSNIRGVIAKRLLESKQNIPHYYLTVDIKMDAALQMREQFNKMLEKEQVKLSVNDIIIKGIAMASKKVPDGNTAWLGDVIRQYHNVDVSVAVSTDNGLITPIVFAADTKGIVQISKEVKALAAKARDGKLQPNEFQGGTITVSNLGMFGIKTFSAIINPPQSIILAVGTTESRLIPAKNEKGFETANFMSVTASCDHRTVDGAVGAQWLTAFKSFMENPTTMLL, from the exons ATGTTACGCACCACAACGAGCCTCCGATCCGATCTGGTGCGCGTCACGTTTCGAAATGTTGTACGGACGAATGTCGTACGATGTTTGGCAGTCGAATGTATTCACAGAAAACATCTGCAAAG GCCTCAGTTATGTCACAGCCCTCGTGCAGTGACAGCATGGACACAGCAGTTGAGGTTCTACGCAGATTATCCGGATCACGTGTCCGTTATGCTACCCGCTCTCTCACCTACCATGGAAACTGGGTCTATAGTTAGTTGGCATAAGAAAGAAG gTGACAAGCTGAACGAAGGTGATCTCCTAGCTGAAATTGAAACTGACAAAGCCACAATGGGATTTGAAACTCCGGAGGAAGGCTACCTGGCAAAAATAATCGTGCCTGCTGGTACTAAAAATGTTCCGATTGGCCAACTTGTTTGTATCATTGTTTCCGATGAGGCGAGCGTTGCGGCTTTCAAAAACTATAAAGCTGATGGAGCAACAGCTGCTCCAGCAGCATCAGCCTCGCCTCCGGCTCCAGCAGCTCCGGCTTCAACTGCCCCAGCAGCGGCTGTTCCAGCCCCAACTCCGACTCCAGCTCCAGCTGCTACAGCAACCCCTACATCTATGTCTGGTGACAGGGTCTTTGCAAGTCCGTTAGCTAGGCGGCTTGCAGGTGAAAAGGGGCTCAGTTTACAA GGTCTCAAGGGTTCAGGATTATACGCTTCAGTGACTTCCAAAGACCTTGCAGGTGCTTCTGCTGCAGCTCCCTCTTCGTCTGTTGGCGCGCCAACTTCAGCACCTGCAGCTGGAGGTGTATACACAGATATTCCAGTGTCAAATATCCGAGGGGTAATAGCAAAACGATTGCTTGAAAGCAAACAGAATATTCCACACTATTATTTGACAGTTGACATTAAGATGGACGCTGCCTTACAAATGAGGGAACAATTCAACAAAATGTTAGAAAAAGAGCAAGTGAAACTTAGCGTAAATGACATCATCATCAAAGGCATCGCAATGGCTTCGAAAAAAGTTCCTGATGGCAACACTGCTTGGCTTGGGGATGTCATTAGACA GTATCACAATGTGGATGTAAGCGTCGCTGTAAGTACAGACAATGGTCTTATCACTCCGATTGTATTCGCAGCTGACACAAAGGGTATTGTACAAATCAGCAAAGAAGTGAAAGCGTTGGCAGCAAAGGCGAGAGATGGGAAGCTACAGCCTAACGAATTCCAAGGTGGAACGATTACTGTATCAAACTTAGGAATGTTCGGTATTAAAACCTTCTCCGCAATCATAAATCCACCACAGTCCATCATTCTGGCTGTTGGTACGACCGAATCTCGATTGATTCcagcgaaaaacgaaaaagg ATTCGAAACTGCAAACTTCATGAGCGTTACAGCCAGCTGTGATCATCGCACTGTGGATGGAGCGGTTGGAGCTCAATGGCTCACAGCATTCAAAAGTTTCATGGAAAATCCAACGACGATGCTCCTATAA
- the LOC107221759 gene encoding serine/threonine-protein kinase RIO3 isoform X2 translates to MPEPTPEECGLLELDDTDSDAVIAQTLQAQFNREYDSMLKRTEDKFNGFSKVNVSYSNYRTCPSVEPDERKPEVDEENRDWDRFVSVEKEYASIPRCGYKRVGEGSEIITKHDMLMSSRINACRVLAFPPGIKTGDAGSFDMKLNNKVFNSLRAHSHAHCAREKAKARPNPKQTVDKIPLPVSQD, encoded by the exons ATGCCAGAACCAACACCAGAAGAGTGCGGATTATTAGAGCTCGATGACACGGATAGTGATGCAGTGATTGCACAAACGTTGCAAGCTCAGTTCAATCGAGAATATGACTCAATGCTTAAACGTACTGAAGATAAATTCAATGGCTTTTCCAAAG TTAATGTTTCCTATTCAAATTATCGAACGTGTCCATCTGTCGAACCTGATGAACGTAAGCCTGAAGTAGACGAGGAAAATAGAGACTGGGATAGATTTGTG AGCGTGGAAAAAGAGTACGCTTCCATTCCACGTTGCGGATATAAGAGAGTTGGCGAGGGATCGGAGATCATTACAAAACATGACATGCTGATGTCATCCAGAATCAATGCTTGCAGAGTACTTGCTTTTCCACCTGGAATAAAAACAGGCGATGCTGGCAGTTttgatatgaaattgaataacaaggttttcaattcgttgaGAGCGCACAGTCATGCACATTGTGCTCGTGAGAAGGCCAAAGCAAGACCTAATCCTAAACAAACAGTAGATAAAATCCCACTACCTGTTTCGCAAGATTGA